From one Pirellulales bacterium genomic stretch:
- a CDS encoding aspartate kinase: MSLIVQKFGGTSVADSQKILAAARKAIRAQQQGHQVVMVVSAMGKNTDVLVDLAHEISDRPSAREMDMLLSTGEQVSVAVMAMAIHSLGYKAISLTGAQIGIRTDSSHTKARIHSISTDRMRRAVDEGNIVIAAGFQGIDEDYNITTLGRGGSDTTAVALAAVLRADACEIYTDVDGVYTTDPRQLPEARRVKRISYDEMLELASLGAAVMHSRSIEFAKKFSVPIHVRSSFSDVPGTMIVAEPEAPDQAVCGVALVKDEARVTIEGVPDRPGASLAIFSKIAARKIAVDMIVQNVGAEGKADISFSVDREELPATLEAVQEAAEELGASGYSHDDRVSKVSAVGLGMARQTGVAQKMFRALADAGVNILVITTSEIKISVLVARDQAQTALRIVHAAFDLAKEPAGINGPRAAGKTAPASSEIEIVRRLQGMENLTIDEVSLDESQGLVTILDLPDRPGIAAQTFDEIAKAGVFVDMIVQSFGRDGQANISLTVAQADFERSVEHAQQLARRIGCGGVNSCPRVAKLSVSGIGMRSNTSVAVRMFQSLAEAGINVDMMSTSEVRVNVVVDGRQGKAALAALQRAFADAQK, encoded by the coding sequence ATGTCTCTCATTGTTCAAAAATTCGGCGGCACGAGCGTGGCCGATAGCCAGAAGATTCTCGCGGCGGCTCGCAAGGCGATCCGCGCCCAGCAGCAGGGCCACCAGGTCGTGATGGTGGTCAGCGCGATGGGCAAGAACACCGACGTGCTGGTGGACCTGGCCCACGAGATCAGCGACCGTCCCTCCGCGCGCGAGATGGACATGCTTCTCTCCACCGGCGAGCAAGTGAGCGTGGCGGTGATGGCGATGGCCATCCACTCGCTCGGATACAAGGCAATCAGCCTCACGGGCGCTCAAATCGGCATCCGAACCGACAGCTCGCACACGAAAGCCCGCATCCATTCGATTTCGACCGATCGAATGCGTCGGGCGGTGGACGAAGGGAACATCGTCATTGCCGCCGGCTTTCAAGGGATCGACGAAGACTACAACATCACGACGCTCGGCCGCGGCGGCAGCGATACGACGGCCGTGGCGCTAGCCGCGGTGCTGCGGGCCGATGCCTGCGAGATTTATACCGATGTCGACGGCGTCTACACGACCGATCCGCGACAGCTTCCCGAAGCCCGGCGCGTCAAGCGAATCAGCTACGACGAGATGCTCGAGCTGGCGAGCCTCGGGGCCGCCGTGATGCATAGCCGTTCGATCGAGTTTGCCAAGAAGTTCTCCGTGCCGATCCACGTGCGGAGCAGCTTTTCCGACGTGCCGGGGACGATGATCGTCGCCGAGCCGGAAGCGCCGGACCAGGCCGTCTGCGGCGTGGCGCTCGTGAAAGACGAAGCCCGGGTGACGATCGAAGGCGTCCCCGATCGCCCGGGAGCGAGCCTGGCGATCTTTTCCAAAATCGCCGCCCGCAAGATCGCGGTCGACATGATCGTGCAAAACGTCGGCGCGGAAGGAAAGGCCGACATCTCGTTTTCCGTCGATCGCGAGGAGTTGCCGGCTACGCTGGAGGCAGTCCAGGAAGCGGCCGAAGAACTCGGCGCTTCCGGTTATAGCCACGATGATCGCGTCTCGAAGGTCTCGGCAGTCGGGCTGGGGATGGCCCGGCAGACGGGAGTGGCGCAGAAGATGTTCCGCGCTTTGGCCGACGCCGGCGTGAACATCCTCGTCATCACCACGAGCGAGATCAAAATCTCCGTGCTGGTGGCCCGCGATCAGGCCCAGACGGCGCTGCGGATCGTCCATGCGGCCTTCGACCTGGCGAAAGAGCCGGCGGGCATCAACGGCCCACGTGCCGCGGGAAAAACGGCGCCGGCCTCGAGCGAAATCGAAATCGTGCGCCGGCTGCAAGGGATGGAGAATCTGACGATCGATGAGGTGTCGCTCGACGAATCGCAGGGCCTGGTGACGATCCTCGACCTGCCCGACCGCCCTGGTATCGCAGCCCAAACGTTCGACGAGATTGCCAAGGCCGGCGTGTTCGTCGATATGATCGTGCAGAGCTTCGGCCGAGATGGCCAGGCGAATATCAGCCTCACGGTGGCGCAGGCCGATTTTGAACGCTCGGTCGAGCACGCCCAGCAACTCGCTCGGCGGATCGGCTGCGGCGGCGTCAATAGTTGTCCAAGGGTGGCCAAGCTGTCGGTCTCGGGGATTGGAATGCGGAGCAACACCAGCGTGGCCGTCCGCATGTTCCAATCGCTGGCCGAGGCGGGGATCAATGTCGATATGATGAGCACCAGCGAGGTCCGCGTGAACGTTGTGGTCGACGGCCGGCAGGGTAAAGCGGCGCTGGCGGCATTGCAACGCGCATTTGCCGACGCGCAGAAATAG
- a CDS encoding DUF4190 domain-containing protein: MGAPVPPRHDIGQDAGMRFLLPVGRSGWAIAAGYAGLFAVLFFPAPIALVLGIVAIRDIQKHPEKHGMGRAIFAVITGSIFTLFLLLALPAVLGHRL, from the coding sequence ATGGGCGCTCCCGTACCTCCGCGGCATGACATCGGCCAGGATGCGGGAATGCGGTTTTTGCTGCCGGTGGGCCGGTCGGGGTGGGCGATCGCGGCGGGCTATGCAGGATTGTTCGCCGTGCTATTTTTCCCCGCGCCGATCGCGCTGGTGTTGGGCATCGTGGCGATCCGCGACATTCAAAAGCACCCCGAAAAGCACGGCATGGGGCGAGCGATTTTCGCCGTGATCACGGGATCGATCTTCACCTTGTTCTTGCTCTTGGCACTTCCGGCCGTGCTTGGCCATCGCTTGTGA
- a CDS encoding CD225/dispanin family protein, translated as MFCTNCGSKNPDGATVCSACGMAFVNPYQASQAAGGYGSPGMRPNIPTYLVQAILITLFCCLPFGIVAIVYAAQVGSKLAAGDYAGAQAASGSAKMWCWIGFGLGLIVAVVYAVCSMAFVGMNQGGRGWH; from the coding sequence ATGTTTTGCACGAACTGCGGCTCGAAGAATCCGGACGGAGCGACGGTCTGCTCCGCCTGCGGCATGGCGTTTGTAAATCCGTATCAGGCGAGCCAAGCCGCCGGCGGTTACGGCTCGCCCGGGATGCGACCCAACATTCCGACTTATTTAGTGCAAGCAATTCTCATCACGTTGTTCTGTTGCTTGCCGTTCGGGATCGTGGCCATCGTCTACGCAGCCCAAGTCGGCAGCAAACTGGCGGCGGGCGACTACGCCGGAGCGCAGGCCGCCTCTGGCTCGGCGAAAATGTGGTGCTGGATTGGATTCGGGCTCGGATTGATTGTCGCCGTTGTTTATGCCGTTTGCAGCATGGCCTTTGTGGGGATGAACCAGGGTGGCCGCGGATGGCATTAG
- a CDS encoding DUF2752 domain-containing protein yields the protein MSEDHPANCPPRRLRSPLVIAVGCLAAVAASVLLYRIDPADGGIYPACLFHQLTGLHCPGCGTLRAMHQLLHGQLAAALAMNPLAVCTLPLLIAAGLWNLLPMRFQLAPPLSHRRLLPFHWMWLVVFVVIAFGILRNVPAYPFTLLAPH from the coding sequence ATGTCTGAAGACCACCCAGCGAACTGTCCGCCGCGCCGGCTTCGATCGCCGTTGGTCATCGCGGTCGGGTGTCTGGCGGCTGTCGCGGCGAGCGTTTTGCTTTATCGCATCGACCCGGCGGACGGGGGCATCTATCCAGCCTGCCTGTTCCATCAGCTCACGGGCTTGCATTGCCCAGGTTGCGGAACGCTCCGGGCCATGCACCAACTATTGCACGGCCAATTGGCGGCGGCGCTCGCCATGAATCCGTTGGCGGTCTGCACGCTGCCGCTGTTGATTGCGGCAGGGCTTTGGAACCTGCTGCCGATGCGATTCCAGCTCGCTCCGCCGCTGTCGCATCGCCGGCTGCTGCCGTTCCATTGGATGTGGCTAGTGGTGTTCGTCGTGATCGCATTCGGCATACTGCGAAACGTGCCGGCCTATCCGTTCACGCTGCTGGCGCCACACTGA
- a CDS encoding serine/threonine-protein kinase produces the protein MDNTTTFLDGKATLTFGGHLAKRCPDELLTRYEKLIEDQRLSWTEHHRLLRLLGSGGQGVVFLTQRRGTDGFTLPVAMKIFSPERYETSRSYDDAMARMAHVAARVAQIQQDNLLDVYNFVDRNRIRLMEMEWIDGYDLGRLLTPGMLDRTRERVDQRRWEYLNNVIVTAGPMQPRLKPGIAVAIVRECLAALAALHREEIVHGDIKPSNIMVKRTGNAKIVDIGSAFPLDAVPAQRTCTPTYTAPEVLEGGECTPRSDLASLGYVLVEMLAGRPTFAGINTYRDLLEAKRVLAQRLPQLLPQEVVCNELLMNFCRGLIAPDPMRRFPSAEAAELLKEGAASFHRQLIVGGLASEYENEIRLWLEELE, from the coding sequence ATGGACAACACCACGACGTTTCTCGACGGCAAAGCGACGCTGACTTTCGGCGGACATCTTGCCAAGCGCTGCCCCGATGAGCTGCTCACCCGCTATGAGAAGCTGATCGAGGATCAGCGTCTGAGCTGGACGGAGCACCATCGCCTGTTGCGGCTTCTCGGCTCCGGCGGCCAGGGAGTGGTCTTTCTCACCCAGCGCCGCGGCACGGACGGATTCACGCTCCCCGTGGCGATGAAGATTTTCTCGCCCGAGCGCTACGAAACGTCTCGCAGCTACGACGACGCGATGGCCCGCATGGCCCACGTGGCAGCCCGGGTCGCGCAAATCCAGCAGGACAATCTGCTCGATGTGTATAACTTCGTCGATCGCAATCGGATCCGTTTGATGGAGATGGAGTGGATCGACGGCTATGATCTCGGCCGGCTGCTGACGCCCGGGATGCTCGACCGGACGCGCGAGCGAGTCGATCAACGTCGCTGGGAATACTTGAACAACGTGATCGTGACGGCCGGTCCGATGCAGCCCCGGCTCAAGCCCGGGATCGCGGTCGCGATCGTTCGCGAATGTCTGGCGGCGCTGGCCGCTTTGCATCGCGAGGAGATCGTCCACGGCGACATCAAGCCGTCGAACATCATGGTGAAGCGAACCGGGAATGCCAAGATCGTCGACATTGGCTCGGCGTTCCCGCTGGACGCGGTTCCCGCACAACGGACCTGCACGCCGACCTATACGGCCCCCGAGGTGCTCGAAGGCGGGGAATGCACTCCGCGCTCCGATCTGGCGAGCCTGGGCTACGTGCTGGTCGAGATGCTCGCCGGACGGCCGACGTTTGCAGGCATTAACACTTATCGGGACCTGCTCGAGGCCAAGCGAGTGCTGGCCCAACGGCTGCCGCAACTCTTGCCGCAAGAGGTGGTTTGCAACGAGTTGCTGATGAACTTCTGCCGCGGACTGATCGCTCCCGACCCGATGCGACGGTTCCCCAGCGCGGAAGCGGCCGAGCTGCTGAAAGAGGGTGCGGCCAGCTTCCACCGGCAGTTGATCGTGGGCGGCCTGGCCAGCGAATATGAAAATGAAATCCGCCTCTGGCTTGAAGAGCTGGAATAG
- a CDS encoding D-2-hydroxyacid dehydrogenase, with translation MRIVLCYPLQQRHLDKIQSAAPNAELVNAGQERIAEEILTADIFCGHPKVPTPWDEVVQLNRLKWLQSSAAGTDHLQMPSMIESPIIITNISGVLANQVSEQALALLLGLIRGLPTFFRAQQAKEYIRRPVRDLHGATIGIAGLGGVGRRVAELLAAFKTRILATDLYPIDKPSHVEELWAADRLDEMLPLVDILVLCVPLTQVTRGMIDARRLALMRRGSILINVARGPVVVEPDLVAALESGRLWGAGVDVAAMEPLPVESRLWEMPNVIITPHVGGESALRADQITDFFCENLRRYLAGKPLLNLIDKRLGFPIRKAANAK, from the coding sequence ATGCGAATCGTGCTCTGCTATCCGCTGCAACAGCGCCATTTAGACAAGATTCAATCCGCCGCGCCGAATGCCGAGTTGGTCAACGCCGGCCAAGAGCGCATCGCCGAGGAAATCCTGACGGCGGACATATTCTGCGGGCATCCCAAGGTGCCGACCCCCTGGGACGAGGTCGTTCAGCTCAACCGGCTGAAGTGGCTTCAATCCTCGGCCGCCGGCACGGACCATCTGCAAATGCCGTCGATGATCGAATCGCCGATCATCATTACGAACATCTCCGGCGTGCTGGCCAATCAAGTGAGCGAGCAAGCGCTCGCGCTGTTGCTCGGACTGATTCGCGGCCTGCCGACGTTTTTCCGAGCGCAACAGGCGAAGGAGTACATCCGCCGGCCCGTCCGCGATTTGCACGGCGCCACGATCGGCATCGCGGGACTAGGCGGCGTGGGGCGGCGCGTGGCAGAGTTGTTGGCCGCATTCAAGACGCGGATTCTAGCGACCGACCTTTATCCGATCGATAAGCCGTCACACGTCGAGGAATTGTGGGCCGCCGATCGGCTCGACGAGATGCTGCCGCTGGTCGATATCCTAGTGCTCTGCGTCCCACTAACGCAAGTGACGCGCGGAATGATCGATGCCCGGCGGCTCGCGCTCATGCGGCGCGGATCGATCCTCATCAACGTCGCCCGCGGACCCGTCGTCGTGGAGCCGGATTTAGTGGCTGCGCTGGAATCGGGGCGCCTGTGGGGGGCCGGCGTCGACGTGGCGGCTATGGAACCGTTGCCTGTCGAAAGCCGATTGTGGGAGATGCCTAACGTGATCATCACCCCGCACGTCGGCGGCGAGAGCGCACTCCGCGCGGACCAAATCACCGACTTTTTTTGCGAGAATCTCCGCCGCTATCTGGCAGGCAAGCCGCTTTTGAACTTGATCGATAAGCGGCTCGGATTCCCAATTCGCAAAGCGGCGAATGCCAAATGA
- a CDS encoding UbiA family prenyltransferase, giving the protein MTETATADPRKSKLLAYVQLLRLPNVFTAVADVSMGYLFTHDASDWRPALAGALPLLLASALLYMAGMVLNDVFDVELDRAERPERPLPSGRILISQARWIGFELLLFGGIAGAAVSFWSHDPRPAAVVIGLAALILVYDGLLKQTLLGPLAMGGCRFLNVLLGMSAASQPWQTANYIVAVGIGVYIVGVTWFARSEAEPQSRRGQLLLAMLPMFAGMGLLAYFPEELPQTADFEPHQLLIDPQKWHLCWVLLALLTGWRCLRCVVQPYGEFVREAIRQCLVSLIIFDAAIVVAVRGVPWGIAVVLLIVPMTILGRWSYST; this is encoded by the coding sequence GTGACGGAAACCGCGACGGCTGATCCCCGGAAATCGAAGCTGCTGGCCTACGTGCAGCTCCTGCGTCTGCCGAATGTTTTCACGGCAGTGGCTGACGTGTCGATGGGCTATTTGTTCACCCACGACGCGAGCGACTGGCGGCCGGCGCTCGCCGGGGCACTGCCGCTGCTCTTGGCATCGGCGCTGTTGTACATGGCTGGGATGGTGCTCAACGACGTGTTCGACGTCGAGCTGGATCGGGCCGAGCGCCCGGAGCGGCCGTTGCCTTCCGGACGAATCTTGATATCGCAAGCACGTTGGATCGGCTTCGAGCTGCTGTTGTTTGGCGGAATCGCGGGAGCCGCGGTCAGTTTTTGGTCGCACGATCCGCGGCCGGCGGCAGTCGTGATCGGGCTGGCGGCGCTGATCCTCGTCTACGATGGCCTGCTTAAACAGACGCTGCTTGGTCCGCTAGCGATGGGAGGCTGCCGGTTTTTGAACGTGTTGCTCGGGATGAGTGCGGCGAGCCAGCCCTGGCAAACTGCGAACTACATCGTGGCGGTGGGGATCGGAGTGTACATCGTCGGCGTCACCTGGTTTGCCCGAAGTGAGGCCGAGCCGCAAAGCCGACGAGGGCAGCTCCTGTTGGCGATGTTGCCAATGTTTGCCGGGATGGGGCTTTTGGCGTATTTCCCAGAGGAGTTGCCTCAGACGGCTGATTTCGAGCCACATCAATTGCTGATCGATCCGCAAAAATGGCATTTATGTTGGGTGCTGCTGGCCTTGTTGACGGGTTGGCGCTGCTTGCGTTGCGTGGTCCAACCGTACGGTGAATTCGTGCGGGAGGCGATCCGACAGTGCCTCGTGTCGTTGATCATTTTCGACGCGGCCATCGTCGTCGCCGTTCGCGGAGTCCCCTGGGGAATCGCCGTGGTGTTGCTGATCGTCCCGATGACGATCCTCGGCCGATGGAGCTACTCGACGTAG
- a CDS encoding sugar phosphate isomerase/epimerase family protein, translating into MLLAYNTNGLALHDPAEAIKLLAEIGYRGVGLTIDRDLLNPYVDGFEKSIAQVRKLLEQYEMRSVVETGARFLLDPMNKHEPTLMTAERAGRARRIEFYRHAIDIAQALGSDCVSLWSGKLNASMNRRGLSPFVESSEQKGTVPLSAGDSQMGSKAAFSRLIEGLQQVCDYADLKQVILGFEPEPGMFIDRMDRYEELAAKFAGSPLRLTLDIGHLHCQGEVPIAGQIRICGRRIVNVHIEDMRTGIHEHLMFGEGEIDFPPVIAALRAIDYRGLLQVELSRHSHVGPEAARQAYDYLHPLVAAKQPQLARPEKR; encoded by the coding sequence GTGCTTCTCGCCTATAACACCAACGGCCTCGCACTTCACGACCCAGCCGAAGCGATCAAGTTATTGGCCGAGATTGGGTATCGCGGCGTGGGGCTGACGATCGATCGGGATCTGCTCAATCCGTACGTCGACGGGTTTGAGAAATCGATCGCGCAGGTGCGCAAGCTGCTCGAGCAATATGAGATGCGGTCGGTTGTCGAAACCGGGGCGCGATTTCTCCTCGATCCGATGAATAAGCATGAGCCGACATTGATGACGGCCGAGCGAGCGGGCCGCGCGCGGCGGATCGAGTTCTACCGCCATGCCATCGACATCGCGCAGGCATTGGGGAGCGATTGCGTTTCGCTGTGGTCCGGCAAGCTGAATGCTTCCATGAACCGCCGGGGACTGTCCCCTTTTGTGGAGTCTTCGGAACAAAAGGGGACTGTCCCCCTTTCCGCAGGCGATTCTCAGATGGGCTCTAAGGCGGCGTTCTCCCGCTTGATCGAAGGTTTGCAGCAAGTCTGCGACTATGCGGACCTGAAGCAGGTGATCCTCGGCTTCGAGCCCGAGCCGGGGATGTTCATCGACCGCATGGACCGCTACGAGGAGCTGGCGGCGAAATTTGCCGGATCGCCGCTGCGGCTCACGCTCGACATCGGCCATTTGCATTGCCAGGGTGAAGTGCCGATCGCCGGCCAGATTCGCATTTGTGGTCGGCGGATCGTGAACGTGCATATCGAGGACATGCGAACCGGGATCCACGAGCACCTGATGTTCGGCGAGGGGGAGATCGACTTTCCACCGGTGATCGCCGCCCTGCGGGCAATCGATTACCGCGGACTGCTGCAAGTGGAATTGAGCCGGCATAGTCATGTGGGACCGGAGGCGGCCCGGCAGGCATATGATTATCTGCATCCGCTCGTGGCGGCCAAGCAGCCGCAACTGGCGAGGCCGGAGAAACGGTGA
- a CDS encoding ferritin-like domain-containing protein — translation MADKQALIDGLNEDLNLELEAVLRMIYHSATATGLLGHELRESLKEDITGEIGHATYLADKIVALGGEPHIHPQMPKKHKSAKEMLQDDVAAERTIIENYTRHIAMAEELGEKGLVIRLEDILAEETDHAEELERLAR, via the coding sequence ATGGCCGACAAGCAGGCGTTGATCGACGGGCTGAATGAAGATTTGAATCTGGAACTCGAGGCCGTGCTGCGGATGATCTACCATTCGGCGACCGCCACGGGACTATTGGGGCACGAGCTGCGCGAATCGCTCAAAGAGGACATCACCGGCGAAATCGGGCATGCCACGTATCTAGCCGATAAAATCGTGGCCCTAGGCGGCGAGCCGCACATCCATCCGCAGATGCCCAAGAAGCACAAGTCGGCCAAGGAAATGCTCCAAGACGACGTGGCGGCCGAACGAACAATCATCGAGAACTACACTCGCCACATCGCGATGGCGGAGGAACTCGGCGAAAAAGGGCTCGTCATCCGCTTGGAAGATATCCTCGCCGAGGAAACGGACCACGCGGAAGAACTCGAGCGCCTCGCCCGCTAG
- a CDS encoding nucleotide pyrophosphatase/phosphodiesterase family protein, translated as MSDHVVLLSVPGLRDKDLARLPNLRGLVAAGDRASLVPSFPCVTCPVQVNMTTGKPPAQHGVVADGFYWRDKRQVEMWTAWNDVIQGPQIWDVLRQHDAELRCAVWFPLLSKGAGADWICTPAPIHNPDGSESLWCYTRPTELYGELRDALGHFPLQHFWGPLSNIKSTAWIVDSAVHLARRQRPNFFYIYLPHLDYAAQKTGPDSPEAQQALIDLDDVLGRLFAGFGEAYGGLSTRKDEPLWLIASEYAIGSVDHVVYPNRVLREAGLLMVREEDGCEQLELSNSLAWAMVDHQFSHVYVNGGAAEIAHVKELFTGREGIDEALSGDDLARYELNHERAGEVVLVSTPNSWQAYYWWLDNGRAPRFARSVDIHRKPGYDPVELHFDFATKSIPLDAMRIKGSHGAPAREKWQHGMMLTSQPGVLEGPPMADTDVFDLVLRQFGI; from the coding sequence ATGTCCGATCATGTTGTCTTGCTGAGCGTTCCTGGGCTGCGAGACAAGGATCTCGCCCGGCTGCCGAATCTGCGCGGCTTGGTCGCGGCCGGCGATCGGGCGTCGCTCGTGCCGAGCTTTCCCTGCGTGACCTGTCCCGTGCAGGTCAACATGACCACTGGCAAGCCGCCGGCCCAGCATGGCGTCGTGGCCGATGGTTTCTATTGGCGGGATAAGCGGCAGGTCGAGATGTGGACCGCCTGGAACGATGTGATTCAAGGGCCGCAGATTTGGGACGTCCTGCGGCAGCACGATGCGGAGCTGCGCTGTGCCGTCTGGTTTCCGCTCTTGTCGAAGGGGGCGGGAGCGGATTGGATTTGCACGCCGGCCCCGATCCACAATCCCGACGGCTCGGAATCGCTGTGGTGCTACACGCGGCCAACGGAGTTGTATGGCGAGCTGCGCGACGCGCTGGGCCATTTTCCGCTCCAACATTTTTGGGGACCGTTGTCGAATATCAAATCGACCGCTTGGATCGTTGACTCAGCAGTTCACCTGGCCCGGCGCCAGCGGCCGAATTTTTTCTACATCTACTTGCCGCATTTGGACTACGCCGCCCAGAAGACCGGACCCGATAGCCCCGAGGCGCAGCAGGCCCTGATCGACCTCGACGACGTTCTCGGCCGGTTGTTTGCCGGCTTCGGCGAAGCATACGGCGGGCTGTCGACGCGGAAAGACGAACCACTGTGGCTGATCGCCAGCGAGTATGCGATCGGGTCCGTCGATCACGTTGTCTATCCGAATCGAGTGCTTCGCGAGGCGGGACTGCTCATGGTGCGCGAAGAAGATGGCTGCGAGCAGCTTGAACTCTCCAACAGCCTCGCCTGGGCCATGGTGGATCATCAGTTCTCGCACGTCTATGTGAACGGCGGAGCTGCGGAGATCGCTCACGTGAAGGAGTTGTTCACCGGCCGAGAGGGGATCGACGAAGCGCTTTCCGGCGACGATCTGGCCCGATATGAATTGAATCACGAGCGAGCCGGCGAGGTGGTGCTGGTGTCAACGCCCAATAGTTGGCAAGCCTATTATTGGTGGCTCGACAATGGCCGAGCGCCGCGGTTCGCACGATCGGTCGACATTCATCGCAAGCCGGGCTATGACCCAGTCGAACTTCATTTTGATTTCGCGACCAAGAGCATCCCGCTCGACGCGATGCGCATCAAAGGGTCGCACGGTGCGCCGGCCCGCGAGAAATGGCAGCACGGCATGATGCTCACCTCGCAGCCAGGAGTGCTGGAGGGGCCGCCGATGGCCGATACCGACGTCTTCGATCTGGTCTTGCGGCAGTTCGGGATTTGA
- a CDS encoding PEP-CTERM sorting domain-containing protein (PEP-CTERM proteins occur, often in large numbers, in the proteomes of bacteria that also encode an exosortase, a predicted intramembrane cysteine proteinase. The presence of a PEP-CTERM domain at a protein's C-terminus predicts cleavage within the sorting domain, followed by covalent anchoring to some some component of the (usually Gram-negative) cell surface. Many PEP-CTERM proteins exhibit an unusual sequence composition that includes large numbers of potential glycosylation sites. Expression of one such protein has been shown restore the ability of a bacterium to form floc, a type of biofilm.): MNCKQALAAKHIVVLLSASLAPMAFVLAAARPSRAEPIAPLNSPQALNDPQAVKGTFAVGVSGSNVVGGYYSATAANHGFFYNGSSFTPLDFPGSTTTTISGISGNSIVGLYTDSASQTHGFLYNGSSWTSLDDPSGNYTVATGISGNDIVGYFVGGSAIHGFHYDGASWTTLDDPTPGTQLTVAYGISGSDIVGYFLEGSHVHGFSYDGSSYSTLDFPDSISTAAYGISDDNIVGDYQDSSGIYHGFLYDGANWFTLDVPFPGTAATQAYGISGDMVVGEYLDSSLVNHGFVAQLNSVPEPSSVALLIGGAAWGLAAWLARGRFGARAGR, translated from the coding sequence GTGAACTGCAAACAGGCGCTCGCCGCCAAACACATCGTCGTTTTGCTTTCAGCATCGCTTGCGCCGATGGCCTTCGTCTTGGCAGCCGCCAGACCGTCGCGGGCCGAGCCGATCGCTCCGCTGAATTCGCCACAGGCGTTGAACGACCCGCAGGCCGTGAAGGGTACTTTTGCCGTGGGCGTTTCGGGATCGAACGTCGTCGGCGGCTACTATAGTGCCACGGCGGCCAACCACGGCTTCTTCTACAATGGCTCGTCGTTCACGCCGTTGGATTTCCCCGGCAGCACGACGACGACGATCTCGGGCATCTCCGGCAACAGTATCGTCGGTCTCTATACCGATTCGGCAAGTCAAACGCACGGTTTCCTCTACAACGGCTCGAGCTGGACTTCGCTCGACGACCCGTCCGGCAACTACACGGTCGCCACCGGCATAAGCGGCAACGATATCGTCGGCTATTTCGTCGGCGGTTCGGCGATTCATGGCTTTCACTACGACGGCGCGAGTTGGACGACGCTCGACGATCCGACGCCGGGCACGCAATTGACGGTCGCCTACGGAATCAGCGGCAGCGACATCGTGGGCTATTTCCTGGAGGGTAGCCACGTGCATGGATTCTCGTACGACGGCTCGTCGTACAGCACGCTCGATTTCCCAGACAGCATCTCGACGGCCGCGTACGGCATCTCGGACGACAACATCGTCGGCGATTATCAAGATTCGTCCGGCATCTATCATGGTTTCCTCTATGACGGCGCCAATTGGTTCACGCTCGACGTGCCGTTTCCTGGAACGGCCGCCACGCAGGCCTACGGCATTTCGGGCGATATGGTCGTCGGCGAGTATCTTGACTCGTCGCTAGTGAATCATGGCTTCGTGGCCCAGTTGAATTCGGTCCCCGAACCGTCGAGCGTCGCGCTGCTGATCGGCGGCGCGGCATGGGGTCTCGCCGCGTGGCTTGCGCGCGGACGGTTTGGCGCACGTGCCGGAAGGTGA